The following coding sequences are from one Apteryx mantelli isolate bAptMan1 unplaced genomic scaffold, bAptMan1.hap1 HAP1_SCAFFOLD_34, whole genome shotgun sequence window:
- the LOC136996374 gene encoding olfactory receptor 6E1-like, with product MLNHTTVTEFLLLGFPSLHHQEYLIAITFLASYLVILAGNLLIIALVLSDRDLHRPMYFFLCNLSSLEIFIATSIIPKTVASLLMGNKAISYPACLTQLYFFTFLGVNEFVLLAVMSYDRYVAICYPLQYPMLMNSQLCVQLLLGSWTSGFLATIVPTVLVVRLPFCNANRIDHFFCDGVLLIKLSCADTQIVELINFVNSFIIIFGSLVMTAMSYLYIINTILRLPSASSRNKAFSTCSSHFTIVILGYGSCIFQYVQPSGHHTSYYKMVALLNTVVTPLMSPFIFSLRNEQMKKALKVGLKRSVII from the coding sequence atgttgaaccatacgactgtcacagagttccttctcttgggcttcccctccctccaccatcaggagtacctaatagcaatcactttcctggcttcctacctggtgatcttagctggaaacctgctgatcattgccctcgttctttctgaccgagacctccacagacctatgtactttttcctctgcaacctctcctctttggagatcttcatcgCTACATccatcatacccaaaacagtagcaagccTGTTGATGGGCAACAAAGccatctcctacccagcttgcTTAACTCAGTTGTATTTCTTCACCTTCTTGGGTGTCAACGAGTTTGTCCTTCTtgctgtcatgtcctacgaccgttatgtggccatatgctaccctcttcagtaccccatgctcatgaacagtcagctttgtgttcagctcctgttggggtcatggacttcaggcttcctggccaccattgtccccactgtcctagttgtcaggctgcccttctgcaatgccaatcgtattgaccacttcttctgtgacggTGTGCTTTTGATCAAGCTGTCCTGTGCAGACACACAGATTGTGGAGCTGATAAATTTCGTGAACTCTTTCATCATCATCTttggctcactggtcatgacagcaatgtcctacctatacatcattaacaccatccttaggttgccctcagcttcatcacggaacaaggcattttctacatgctcctctcacttcaccattgtcatcttgggctacggtagctgcatcttccagtatgtgcAGCCTTCAGgtcaccacacttcctattacaaaatggtggccctgctcaacacagtggtaactcctctgatgagccccttcattttcagcctgaggaatgagcagatgaagaaagctctcaaggtgggcttgaagagaagtgtgataatc